In the genome of Arctopsyche grandis isolate Sample6627 chromosome 13, ASM5162203v2, whole genome shotgun sequence, the window atgtgtattatatatctatgataaagagtgatgatttttttttcaatgtataataaaaattttagcttgctttcatattttatgttttgaacGAGCAcacggatattttattattcaaatacagATTAATAATATGCATTTAAAACGGTTCCGAAACGTAAAATTGACAGATTAGCAATGGTCGCGAATATGGCTGTTAGAGCCACGAGCGCTCCGCTCGGTGCTCGCTGTGTTGTTCTCTCGCTGGACGCCATGGCGGCAGTTCCTGGTCCAGGAGATGATGGCTTTTGTCGCTTTTATACAGAGGTAATCCAACGCCCCGTCATCGCCTCACATCATCCCAAACACAGCATCATCACACTCACTCTCCATGTCAACGTCAAAACATACACATAACCTCAAAGCTATTTCGACACTGTCTATTGCCCtacatttgtatttatagtGACGTTTGTTCAGGTGAAAGAGATCGAAAAGAGAGATTCAGTATTGACGCCCAAACAGCAGATAGACAGGCTGCTCAGACCCGGATCCACATATTTCAACCTGAACCCCTACGAAGTACTCCAAATTGAGCCCGAAGCCACTATCGAAGAAGTCAAACGGACCTATAGGAAATACTCAATACTCGTACATCCAGACAAGAATCAGGTAATACTAATACTAATCGGTTCGGTTCGGAAGTCTAAGGTATTGTTATCAAGGCTACCTACCATTCACTTTTATATGCTAAATAGAATAGTAGATTAATGCAAGTTTGATAGTTtgcattttaaatgtatacttattagtttaataatttgataattCGTAAATATTAGAGTTCAAACAAAGTTTGAATTTAAACCTGTTAAAAATTAATCGAATGGCTCTCATTAATGTtgaagtttaaaatatttattaatccgGAGTATTTTGGCTTTACTTTGATTAGTGTGTATTGCAATGTATTTTTAGGATGATCAAGAGAGAGCTCAGCAAGCGTTTGAAATTATCAATAAAGCGTGGAAAACGCTGGAAGATGAAGAAActcgaaaaaaatgtatgtacattgtggaAGAAGCCAAAGAAAGGACAGACCATATGGTTAGCCTACGTTTGCTTATTCAAAATATCGACTTGTATacatttatcaattattttcacCGTTGATATGCATTTTAGATAGaagaaaaaagaaagaaaatgcGAAAAGAAGGTAAACATTCTGAAGGAATACCGGAAGACGATCCGGTGAATTACAAACATGCAATTTATGTCATGACAATGAAggtattatatattgaacatGGATGTGTGGGTTCAACGATGTATTCAA includes:
- the LOC143920840 gene encoding dnaJ homolog subfamily C member 8, whose product is MVANMAVRATSAPLGARCVVLSLDAMAAVPGPGDDGFCRFYTEVKEIEKRDSVLTPKQQIDRLLRPGSTYFNLNPYEVLQIEPEATIEEVKRTYRKYSILVHPDKNQDDQERAQQAFEIINKAWKTLEDEETRKKCMYIVEEAKERTDHMIEEKRKKMRKEGKHSEGIPEDDPVNYKHAIYVMTMKLFADMERKRQHLETRDMEERKRKREAKIEEEEQESLQKEWAKNFEESRQTRVDSWKTFQAGSSKEKKRKKVMGFKPPKPKPESR